A single region of the Magnetococcales bacterium genome encodes:
- a CDS encoding glycine--tRNA ligase subunit alpha yields the protein MTFQELILSLQTYWSKRGCVLLQPHDMEMGAGTFHPATFLRSLGPEPWNVAYVQPSRRPTDGRYGENPNRLQRYYQFQVILKPSPDEIQDLYLESLAAIGIDPKAHDIRFVEDDWESPTLGAWGLGWEVWLDGMEVTQFTYFQQVGGIDLPLVSGELTYGLERLAMYIQGKENVYDLIWTPGITYGDVHQQEEADFSGYNFTAANVENLFKLFDMFEAEALALAARQLPGPAYEQVIHGSHVFNLLDARGAISVTERARFIGRVRAMAKVTAEGFVAQRAALGHPLIQRGERT from the coding sequence GTGACATTTCAAGAACTCATTCTTTCCTTGCAGACCTACTGGTCCAAACGGGGCTGTGTTCTCCTGCAACCCCACGACATGGAGATGGGTGCCGGGACTTTTCATCCGGCGACCTTTCTGCGTTCTTTGGGACCGGAACCCTGGAATGTGGCCTATGTGCAGCCCTCCCGCCGCCCCACGGATGGACGCTACGGAGAAAATCCCAACCGGTTGCAACGCTATTATCAATTTCAGGTGATTCTCAAGCCGTCGCCAGACGAGATTCAGGATCTGTATCTGGAATCCCTGGCTGCCATCGGCATCGATCCCAAGGCCCACGACATCCGCTTCGTGGAAGACGACTGGGAAAGTCCCACGCTAGGGGCCTGGGGTCTGGGCTGGGAAGTGTGGCTCGACGGCATGGAAGTAACCCAGTTCACCTATTTCCAACAGGTGGGGGGAATCGATCTGCCCCTGGTTTCCGGGGAGTTGACCTATGGCCTGGAACGGCTGGCCATGTACATCCAGGGCAAGGAGAACGTCTATGACCTGATCTGGACTCCGGGCATCACCTACGGGGATGTCCACCAGCAGGAGGAGGCGGATTTTTCCGGCTACAACTTCACCGCCGCCAACGTGGAGAATCTCTTCAAGCTCTTCGACATGTTCGAGGCGGAAGCCCTGGCCCTGGCGGCCCGTCAACTGCCGGGACCCGCTTATGAACAGGTGATTCACGGCTCCCACGTCTTCAATCTGCTGGATGCCCGTGGCGCCATCAGCGTCACGGAGCGGGCCCGGTTCATCGGTCGGGTACGGGCCATGGCCAAGGTGACGGCGGAAGGATTCGTAGCGCAACGTGCGGCATTGGGACATCCGCTCATCCAGCGGGGAGAACGGACATGA
- a CDS encoding M48 family metallopeptidase yields the protein MSIYGLIILSALVLGFLLDALVVFLNIRALGVRPSEKVAAVTDLPTWEKTMAHARAKAILDIVASGSKVVALLIWWFAGGFPWLDRIVASWALGPLGGAVVYVVLLLLLFKLFSQPFKLYHTFVLETRFGFNRTSVTTFLEDRAKGFLLALVVGGPFLVVVLFFFHFKGEWVWLYFWGTAAAFVVLVQYLAPVVLMPLFNRFTPMPDGSTRQAIQGYLDRIGLPFSGIFTMDGSRRSTRTNAFLTGLGRGRRIVLFDTLLARHGDAEVVAVLAHEVGHLVLGHLRRVTVVAVLHLGLMSVLLAMAMHQPALHHDFFMERVTLHGGFVFFVLLAVPLDLLTGPVLKWISRRHEYAADRFAVSTLGDCAPLVTALKRLARENLTGLTPHPWHVILHHSHPPVLDRIAAIEAAASTPGPDDRNR from the coding sequence ATGTCCATTTACGGTCTGATCATCCTGTCTGCCCTGGTGTTGGGGTTTTTGCTGGATGCCCTGGTGGTGTTTCTCAACATACGGGCCTTGGGCGTCCGTCCGTCCGAAAAGGTGGCCGCGGTCACCGATCTTCCCACCTGGGAGAAAACCATGGCCCACGCCAGAGCCAAGGCCATCCTGGATATCGTGGCTTCGGGGAGCAAAGTGGTGGCCTTGCTGATCTGGTGGTTCGCGGGAGGCTTTCCGTGGCTGGACCGGATCGTCGCCTCCTGGGCGTTGGGACCATTGGGGGGGGCGGTGGTCTATGTGGTACTGCTGCTGTTGCTGTTCAAGCTGTTTTCCCAGCCATTCAAGCTCTACCACACCTTTGTGCTGGAGACCCGTTTCGGGTTCAATCGCACCTCGGTCACCACCTTCTTGGAGGATCGGGCCAAGGGATTCCTGTTGGCTTTGGTGGTGGGTGGACCGTTTCTGGTGGTGGTGTTGTTCTTTTTTCATTTCAAGGGGGAGTGGGTTTGGTTGTATTTCTGGGGGACCGCTGCGGCCTTTGTGGTGTTGGTGCAGTATCTCGCCCCGGTGGTGTTGATGCCCCTGTTCAACCGTTTCACCCCCATGCCCGACGGTTCCACCCGGCAGGCCATCCAGGGGTATCTGGACCGGATCGGTTTGCCGTTTTCCGGGATTTTCACCATGGATGGCTCCCGTCGTTCCACCCGGACCAACGCCTTTTTGACCGGTCTGGGGCGTGGGCGGCGCATCGTGCTGTTCGACACCCTGCTGGCGCGTCATGGCGATGCCGAGGTGGTGGCGGTGCTGGCCCACGAGGTGGGACATCTGGTGTTGGGACACCTGCGACGGGTCACGGTGGTGGCGGTGCTGCATCTGGGGCTGATGAGCGTCTTGCTGGCCATGGCCATGCATCAACCGGCGTTGCATCATGATTTCTTCATGGAACGGGTGACGCTCCACGGAGGATTCGTCTTTTTCGTGCTGCTGGCCGTGCCGTTGGATCTGCTCACCGGACCGGTGCTCAAGTGGATCTCCCGGCGCCATGAATACGCGGCGGATCGTTTCGCCGTCTCCACCTTGGGGGATTGTGCCCCTCTGGTGACGGCTCTGAAACGACTGGCCCGGGAAAACCTCACCGGGTTGACCCCCCATCCCTGGCATGTGATCCTCCATCACAGCCATCCTCCGGTGTTGGACCGCATCGCGGCCATCGAGGCGGCGGCGTCCACGCCGGGTCCGGACGATCGGAACCGTTGA